The following proteins come from a genomic window of Hoplias malabaricus isolate fHopMal1 chromosome 15, fHopMal1.hap1, whole genome shotgun sequence:
- the LOC136668794 gene encoding synaptic vesicle glycoprotein 2C-like isoform X2, translating into MKFKSVTFKDSTFQNCYFEDVTSFGSFFKNCTIIDTFFYNTDIDDSKFVGSSVINSTFAHNKTGCQITFDDDYSAYWVYFINFLGTLAVLPGNIVSALLMDKVGRLSMLGGSMVLSGISCFFLWFGTSESMMIAMLCLYNGLSISAWNSLDVVTAELYPTDRRGTGFGFCNAMCKLAAVLGNLIFGSLVGITKAIPILLASGVLVSGGLVGLRLPDTRANVLM; encoded by the exons ATGAAGTTCAAGTCAGTCACCTTTAAAGACTCCACCTTCCAGAACTGTTACTTTGAGGACGTCACTTCGTTCGGATCCTTTTTCAAAAACTGCACAATCATAGACACCTTCTTCTACAACACAG ACATCGATGACTCGAAATTCGTCGGCTCCTCGGTGATCAACAGCACGTTCGCTCACAATAAGACGGGATGTCAGATCACATTCGACGACGACTACAGCGCGTACTGGGTTTATTTCATCAACTTCCTGGGGACGCTGGCTGTGTTGCCGGGCAACATCGTCTCCGCCCTCCTCATGGACAAAGTGGGGCGCTTGAGCATGCTGG GAGGGTCGATGGTGTTGTCTGGTATCAGCTGTTTTTTCCTGTGGTTCGGCACCAGTGAGTCGATGATGATCGCGATGCTGTGTCTTTATAACGGTCTCAGTATTTCCGCCTGGAACTCATTGGACGTGGTCACAGCTGAACTGTACCCCACCGACAGAAG ggGCACTGGTTTTGGGTTCTGCAATGCCATGTGTAAGCTGGCGGCTGTGCTGGGGAACCTGATTTTCGGTTCCCTGGTGGGCATCACTAAAGCGATCCCGATCCTGCTGGCGTCCGGCGTGCTGGTCAGCGGGGGCCTGGTGGGACTGCGGCTCCCAGACACTCGTGCCAACGTCCTGATGTGA